One Lycium barbarum isolate Lr01 chromosome 5, ASM1917538v2, whole genome shotgun sequence genomic window carries:
- the LOC132639560 gene encoding uncharacterized protein LOC132639560, with protein sequence MALTEECNSIVRRTIPLKLNDPGSFTISITIDYIEVELALCDLGVSINLIPTFMFRTLGLGEPRPKTVTLQLANRFLAYPDGIIKDVLMKLGPFILSVDFIILNYEADKNVPLIMERGFLATIDKVIHARDGKMSITVDGK encoded by the coding sequence ATGGCACTTACAGAGGAGTGCAACTCTATAGTGAGGAGAACAATTCCACTAAAGCTGAATGATCCGGGCAGTTTCACTATTTCTATCACTATTGATTATATCGAGGTTGAACTggcattgtgtgatttgggtgtAAGTATTAATCTAATTCCCACCTTTATGTTCCGAACGTTGGGGTTAGGTGAGCCAAGGCCAAAAACAGTTACTTTGCAGTTAGCTAATAGATTTCTTGCATACCCCGATGGTATAATTAAAGATGTTCTCATGAAGTTGGGTCCTTTTATTTTGTCGGTTGATTTTATTATCCTTAATTACGAGGCAGATAAGAATGTCCCTCTCATCATGGAAAGGGGATTTTTAGCGACTATTGATAAGGTTATTCACGCCAGAGATGGGAAGATGTCTATAACAGTTGATGGGAAATAA